GCGACAGGGCGACCTTCTCCTTGGGGAAGCCAGCCGCGCCGCCGAAAGAGTCGAAGTCCGTTTGAAAGTAGGCAACCGCGGCTTTCAGGTTCTTCGTGAGATACCAGTTCAGACCTAAGCCCCAGGTATCGGCCTCGGAGATCGAGTCGGTCGGATCGGCATAGAGCGGGAAGGCATCGTCGTCCAGGTCAAGCCATCCG
The Gammaproteobacteria bacterium DNA segment above includes these coding regions:
- a CDS encoding porin, whose product is GWLDLDDDAFPLYADPTDSISEADTWGLGLNWYLTKNLKAAVAYFQTDFDSFGGAAGFPKEKVALSRLQVSF